TGAGCAACACTAATGCATGGGGAATCTGTGAATATTACTTATAAGACAGGACGTGCTGTCGACACGTTAAAATATCAACaggcttttttcacagcagacattttcacttgtcATTACAGAGTAAAACCCAGGTGTTATCATTTCATAGCTCATTAATGCTCTTAATCACTGTGCTGTGTCCTGTGCTCTTTGTTCAAcgacaagtcaaaatgtgtgctgcagtggtgaCAGGTTTGGAGTGTGTAAGCAGAGTAAAATAAAGCTATTCACAGGCCGTCTCAATGACTGGCTTATTATGATTTGGCCCACCTACAGTCAAACAGCACCTGCATGTGCTGTTGAATGGTAATgcagcttcctctctgcttctttcctctcttaGTTATTGATTGTATAGTTCTACTGTCGTGTCACCACAGTTTAATCCACCAGATGTTGTAGAACGCAGAGAGAGCTGTACAAAATGATCTTTTCCTATTGATGAAAAGAATCCCATTAAAGTCACTACCCCTCCCCCGACTTTTAACGTTCAGACATTATtgaattaatacattttatagagatattaatgattaattaattaagtgaAATGGAGGGAAAGCAAAAggtaaagggttttttttaattagttctGTAATTCCACATGACTATATCTGCATAAAATTCAGTCATTAATATTCACTTATGATAaggaaatgtaattttgaaatgggcaattttattatctttttaaagctttttattaaaatacaataaaaaatgtattttattgctttCCGATAGCTCTTTAATTTGATAAATGTCTCAATTAATCACAACGAAACACTGTAACAGTCTGCAGTAATTACTTTGGCAGGTAAATGAGGAGCTATGCTGTAGGCGAGGGGCTGGCATGTAAGAGACAGTGTTACGACTAGCAACAATGCTAGCATCATTACTTAAGAGGATCATGGCGCTAATTGTGAAACGGGCTAAGCTCAAGGTCtgccagcgtgtgtgtgttttcgcaCCAACATAGCAGACAGCCAAGTTGAAAtacctgtttttctttaaaaaacaataatgttgTTTCACGAGCGCACTTCCCATATGGTCTAGCGGTTAGGATTCCTGGTTTTCACCCAGGCGGCCCGGGTTCGACTCCCGGTATGGGAATGAGCGttttgagtttaaaaaaaaaaaaaaatccatcgGTATATGTTGTGTCGTAATTTATCTATGTCTATCTACCAATTATCATCTTAGGTTCATACAACACACTGGTGGCCACCTTAACACAACGGCCGCTAGGTGGCTCTTAAACTCCAGCCGAGATAGGTTAGTTGATGACTatcttcatttttgttttaggacatgaaaggaggagagaattTAGACTAAATGCAGGCTGTCCAATTACAAGACAACACCCTTTAGTTTGAGTTCATGTTTGTTTATCTGGCTGCGAAAACAAGGGCTAAACACCTCGCAATTACATCAACACTGCACatctatttttaaaaacaaacatttatgaCTCCTAATTAAGAGGCATTATGTTTGCCTGACAACAGTGCAAAGGGAGATTTCAATTACTTTATCGTTCTTTTTAGGATGCTCTCTTGTTAGATGCCATATTTTCTCTATTACACTAagtgagcagagaaaaagactGCAAATTCAATTAATTTTTCTATTCATCTTTATGCTACAACATGTCATAATCGGCACAGTTTTGCTCTTGAGCTAAAAAGTAAGCTACAGTCTCAGGCCACCTTAACTTTTCTTTAATTGGTATCTAATTACTAATTGTGACACACAAATGATTGGGTACTGGAATgagtaaaaacatttacaggGACTTcaatattttataaaatgaaaCTTGTTATTCCCCTTCGAACATTATTTTagcaaaactgcacaaacattttcttaaattcTAGAATAATTCCAACATTttgcacaacaaacacaagagtcatttacagtatttattaaATGACGCAAAAAAATGAGAATTTTCAAGTAACAACgaaacagagcaaacaaacagctctgacTGTCAATATGCTAGCTTCATACAACCCAGTGACATACAATATTTAAACTTCAAAGTAAGTAGTCAGACTTAACACAATACCAAACTCGCAGAAAAAAGTTCAAGAAGCGGCTTACAAATGTTATGCATGGTACAACATGCTGTCTGCATTACTTCACATACACGCACACgtaaaagaaaagcaacatcCAGTTAATACACCCAGGGATTTCACCACTTTCACAACTTGCATCTTTATGTGCAATAGGCTGAGGACCAACACTTCTGAGTGATTGATGAGGTGTAAACAGGtgcattttgcatatttttttcatgataCCAAGCCAAGGCTAATGTCATTAGCCCCCACAGCTTAGACGAAAAGTTCAAGTGCGCTTAGtgcctctgtctccatctcaGTCGGCCTCTGAGCCACAGCCTGCGAGAGGAAGTTGTCGAGGAAGTTGTCGGTGTTGGGCTCGTTCATACAAGTGTTCAACTGTGGCGCTGCACCGGCCGCGCTGAGCCCGCACTCCAACTGGTTCACTCCATCTTGCCCGTTAGTGAGCATCTCGAGGAAGCCCGTGCTGTCCGGTGAGaggttgctggctgtggttgcCGGTGAGAGCAGGTCTGAGAGGAAGTCGTCGCAGATGGAGCCATCATAGGTACTGGAGGTGACAGTGTTGGGAGAGCCCAGGTAAGTGGTGTCCGGTTGGAGGCTGGCTCCTCCCTGATGACTCAACATTTCATTCAGCTTAGcgagcttcttcttctttgccttCAGCTTCTTTATCAGCTTGTACCTGAGGGCCTCAGTGTCGCTGAGACCTGGAGGAACCTTCGAGGACTGGCTGCTGCGCCTCTTTGAGGAGGATATTTCAAGCAGCCCCTTTGCTCCcggcacaggaagtgatgtacCGGACGGCACTGTGGTGTTCATTAGTAACTTCTGGTGGTTGGAAGTTATGGGTGGACACAGCTTTGATTTGGCACTGAGGAGTGCATTGGACTGGAGCGGCTGACTCGAGATGCTTGAACTCTTGGCGCCAAATgcattgtacatttctgcagcttttgGCGGGAGACCCtcactctcctctgtctttagCTGAGGTTTAGGGAAGAGTCCTGCAGGAACCTGCTGTCTCCTCACAGGGTTGGGGGTAGAGTGAGTGGGAGGATTGGGTTTTACTTGCATGGCCGGGGTGGGGGCGCGTTTATCAATCGGCTTTTGAACTTGGTGTAGTGGGTGTTTACTGAGCAGGAAGGACCAGCAGCTATTCTGATGCACTGTTGGCAGCATTGTGGGACTTTTTTGACTGGTGGACAAGGGCGACGTATCGGTAGAGGACACGGGGGAGGCTTGCTGTGCACTTTCAACAGGTGGTGCATTATCTGGAGAAGCAATGGCACTCGCAGGTGTGTTACTGATTACTTTGGAGGGCTCCGAAGAGGCAGCTGGTGAAATTGGTGGAACAGCTTTGGACGAGGCTGCTTTCTTACTCATCTGTCTGGTTTGGCTTCTGCCaattcctctccctctccctcgtcctcttcctccccttgCAGCAGGCACAGGTTTAAGTTCACTAGGTGAGCAATCCTCGGGTTCAGATGCGTTGGAAGTGGTGGGCAGCTCAATAACAGGACTGGGAGGCATTTCACTACCTATTACTGCAGAGGAGCTATCCGGTGTAGAGTCAAGCATTTCATTCCCACTGGGAACACTCAGATCCTGaatttgttcattgttgtttcCAGGTTGCATTTCTGAATCTGGTTTTAATTCCACCAGAGTAAGCGTAACGATGTCATTATGGGAGAGGCCCTCGAATGCATCGAGCAGCGTTGTGGAACCTATCGACGTATCAAAGTCGGCTGTGACTGTCGTGTCCCTGATGTTGCTGTGGTCTTCGGCTGTAGAGAGTGCACTCACGATGTCGCTGTCATTGTGAGAGGCGAGGAGAGAGTGATCCAGAGTGGGAGCCGGCAGCGCATCCACTATCAAGGCTTTGTCACCTGGATTGGAGATCATCTCCTTTTTAGATGGGCGAGATTCTGCGAAAGTGCTGGATGGAGAGCAGGCTGGAGGCTCtttaccctcctcctcctcctcccaaaaGACAACATGGATCTCCTCTGCTGGGATCGGAAGCTGTTGATGGGTCTCACAGTCAGGATACTTCAAGTCGTCATATTCCAGCCATGTTCCTGGAGGGAACAGGTACCACAACACACAgttacaacaacagaaacaaaaccagcacATGTGGCAATGTTTATACTCATATTTGTTAGGATGAGACTCAGCTACAAAGTCATAGTTTCACCAATAACAATCACATGAAAATTTTCCGACTAATAGTTGCTCAAGAAAATGCATGACTAAGACTAATAAACGGGCATTTACAATTAAAATTACAGGAGCATCATTTCCAAGGTAGCAGCAGCACATAGAAGAGAACAAAACATAATGTAGActaataataaaagaataatCAAATACTGATGAATATATATGACAAGCCACAGGACCCAATGGCTGAGACCAAAAAAAGTTCTAGTTGGGTTCGGTCACGTTGGCTGGGCTAGCCTACTTGACACGGTGCAATCGTCAATGACAGGACTCGGACTTTACGATACTTATAACCGCTGATGACATTGCGTTGCGTGTGTGTCTTGAATCTGTTTGATCAGGGTAAACAGGCAAgctgtaaccatggtaacagcGGCTGCCTGACTGGGTAACACAAACTTACATTAACTGCATCGGGCCCGGGTCGTGCTttgggaataaaaaaaaagaacgcCTGTTGGATTCAGGTCAGGCGAGGACAGAAATACGTGGCCCGAGCTGCACTCGAGCGCAGATGCATTCTTTATCAATGACAAGGAAACAAGCCCTAAGTCTTGACACTGCATGAATTATCCAGCAGAATGTGCTGCTGGCGAACTACAATGTAGAGGAATATAAATATCAACCTTCATGTGACTTAACTATGAGCTTTAGAGTTTGTAGTTTTAAAGTGCAAATATAACTTACGGATtaatacagagaaaaaagaataaaaacgtTCTGACTTTTGGCTTCAGTTATTCATGTAAAATAATACAACTAATGACAGCATGCCGATATATAGATacagatatagatatataatgCTCACATGTCATGTCAGTTAAAAAGTGTAATAAACCCATAAAAGAATCAGCCTTAAAATACCTACCGTCACAATTACAAATCCAGGTGACAAAGTGCCTCAGTTCCTGCTTGTACTGTATGACAGTGGTGACAGAGTAGCGTTTCCCCTCGAAGGTGAAGGTGTAGATTCTGACATCATTATCAGGAAGCCCCTCCACAAAGTGCATCACAAACACTGGAGGCACtctgaaggaaaaacaaagtcagGTTTCAACGTGTGGAAAAGTGAAGGCGGAAGCCAAACTTTGAACTGCACCTTACTTTGCAAATGGTGGTCTGATCTGAAGCAAATCCAGACTAAAATCCCACCAATAAAATACATGAAGTCAAGCTCCATTTGATCAATAATCCAGCTGTGAATGCCAATTTTCCTAGTCACTGTGAAGCCTCGGTTAATACACAGCTTTGAGGATTAAAGGCAGACATGTTAACAGTTCGATTCTTACCTCTCCAGCACCATAGTCCTCGTCTGATTCTTCTTGCGGCACACATTGCACGGCGCCGAGTGAACTGCGTGAAGTGGATGCCAGTCAGGAGAGATATTTGTGGAGGTGGGAAGAGTCTTCGTAACCCTGAAAAGTCCGGCATGAAATACATTCAGGTTTTATACAGTTTGACAGAGGAGTGCTTTTCTCAGGTGGGAGGAATTAGCAGCCCAGGTGGCATTTAATAACATGGTGCGGTCAACTGTTGCCAATAGACAGAAGTTATCCACACTTCCATCAACCTATATTTATGCGCATTTTGAAGTATTAGAAAAGGTTAAAGACAGAATAACTCATTTTAAGAACTGTTAGTTGTGGCTGTACACTTGATTGACATCAAAGGATGACAACTGACTTAAATCATAAGACCAAAAAATGAACACGTACTATTACCCTGAAGAGAATATTTCGACTACCAGTCAAAAACTACAGACAAAACCTCCTAAATGGCATCAGAGGAcatgttttttcctccatcaaAACATCTCGCTAATTACCCAAACTTAATGAACTGAGTTTTAAACCAATACTAGATATCAATCAACAATCCACTGTTCACAGTCACTTGTGGATAAATGAGGCAATGTGTTCAGAGATTAAAGGGGGGAAAAACTTATTAGAAGGAATTTATACCAACTTGTCTTCAATGACTCATTACTTTATAtacttccttttctctccacaaACAAACCTGAGGCAGAGTGGGACCTCATTCAATTGCAATCATGAGCGATGTAGTTGTTCCCAACATGATTGCTTTCCCCACAATTACTTTCTCTGTGCTTTCCATCTCTAAAGCAAGTTTCCAAAAGACGACATGCTTCAGTGATTCGAGTACAGCGTGGAGTATTTTATCACGTATTGCGTTCCCTACCTTTCTTGTGAGGCACTTTTGCATTCGTTGCACTTGAACTCCCAGTTAAAGGTCGACTGGAAGAGAGGCTCCACACAGGAGTCCATGGTAAGCAGAAGCGGCAAGGCAAACACCGGAGTTTCCCTCTGGcctgaaaaagcacaaacatgcagcagttaGAGCCCCGTCATCGGGACGAGTACTGACAGAAGCTGCGGTTCCACTCTCCATTTCCAGGTAATTTTAAAGAATTTAATTTGTGGATGAGATGTGGGCTGGATTTTAGAGATGACATGTGTCAGCAGACCTGAAAATGAATAGCATGCCTCTTATGCCTGTGTCTTAACTGCGTCTGCATTGCTacccctgtctccctctctattTTCAGTTTGCAAAGAGTGACAACCATGAACAAAGCTTTACCCCTTTCATATAATGTAAAGTTTCGGCAGCAACAAGCCAAGCTAAATCTGAGGTTTGCACGTCCAGACTTGTCACTTTCTGTGATTATCACATGATAATGGTTGCTTTGAAACATTAAGATTAACTCTTGCTTTGGTTACTAAACAGGGACTCATGACTCAGTACAACAGCAAGTGAGATGGCAAATGTTAAGAAGCACAATACATGAagagtggaaaaaacaaaacatttaagcACTTTAGCCCGCAAGGATCTTGCACAGAACCTTATTTACATGGTGCAAAAGCTATGCGAGTTCATTTTGCAGAAGAAACTTTACCAAACCAGACAGACTACTCCTTTAAATACTTCTTTTTTGTCACTGTAATCTCTCAAAAAAGTGGCATTAGGTTATATGTAATCTAATATTCATGAACCGAAGGCTTGAGGGGCCTGGGAGCTTTGTGTTGTTGAGTTTGAAAAATATTTGCTCAGACATCTCTCCTTTCCTCACAGCGGCTTGACACGGTTTGCACACGGTTCCTGATCTGACACTTGTTTCCTAACAGTGCTGGTGGCTTCAAAAATACTATTTAAAAGAAGTCTTAACATGAAGAGCGAACACAGAATTCTCAGCTCGGTGTATAACTTGGTTTTGGAGGACACGGTTCAGTCGACAAAAttgtagaaaataatattcttgtaatagaaaaaaaacaaaaaaaaacagtggccCAGTGGTCATAATTGTTACCCTCACAGTTCAGGCACTCAAATACTGTCACATTatcaataagaaaaaacaaaaaacaaatgtcagtgctgctgcatcGTAAGGGTCTGTCGGTAATTACTGCAGTGCTTAACATCAACTCCAGCCTGAGCTCATTTATACAGGGCAGCACAACAGACGGACTAAAATGGACACGTGAAGGCACGCAGTAGTGCGCCTCATGTACTTTTACCATATGCTTTAATTCTGTATTCTCTATGATGACATGCGTTTGCATACCCGCAGCGATAAACTCACGTACAGCATTAGTTATTGCTTTGGTCTGAATCTGCAGTGAGAGGCTGCCTGAACACTCTGCAGGGAGGGAACCGCCTTCCACTCTGTTTTAGTCTCATTACGCTAATCGACACATTCAGGTGATGCTGTCACTAAGGACGTGTTTTAAGTGTTTCCACAGACATACCAACTTGCGCTAACAATGTTGCCGTACAGTTGGACACTAATCTCTGTCCATTTTGGCTGTAACTCATCAGGAAGCCTTAGTGCTCCCGTACAGTGGATGTCATAGAAGGATCCTCCAACTTTGGTCTGCCAGTTGTGTTTGATACTATGAGCCAGAAACACTTCACGAGCTTGAATAACCGGGCTAACTGGGCTAAGCTGACTAGCATGCAGCGGCTGGCAGACAACAGGCGCACTGCCAAACCTTTGTG
Above is a genomic segment from Chelmon rostratus isolate fCheRos1 chromosome 14, fCheRos1.pri, whole genome shotgun sequence containing:
- the uspl1 gene encoding SUMO-specific isopeptidase USPL1 translates to MAIFFEWHRTAMDQKSRSGLPMTGEDTGLGALASPLAGYLGKVQERAASLEYCPWCTSKGLTYALRSYRINLQESITLCTNPQCLFPLVSRSLEDVLASLHPVEPTIGKKRKNAVALEREESIKPAHKHLRLSELDCLGPQSISDTHSSQAEHVAANIVSHGQHAAPKTDGEKVNGYHRDSPVAEKTGWDSSQDEHAVLDNEPNHAACVDGFVPPTCSVSAGHLHCSSDALSTADGVVSACSPPCGALGISEVEDDFRQVKSPPEALNRSCSRGSSQSFSPDESIRSTEIDTRSPQHNEQIARTGQKSLAADVTICKDRQGIKSETEDLSSTAITESEVLVPVPNRLFWRNSKNLCWLDSLLVALVNCKNLRKCQPKDEHQQRSIWRLMKAYEDICAAIQVHQQPGRDGVVRVPNCVLQKANADLQSLRMSVFKLLQPKLHCKLGQRETPVFALPLLLTMDSCVEPLFQSTFNWEFKCNECKSASQERVTKTLPTSTNISPDWHPLHAVHSAPCNVCRKKNQTRTMVLERVPPVFVMHFVEGLPDNDVRIYTFTFEGKRYSVTTVIQYKQELRHFVTWICNCDGTWLEYDDLKYPDCETHQQLPIPAEEIHVVFWEEEEEGKEPPACSPSSTFAESRPSKKEMISNPGDKALIVDALPAPTLDHSLLASHNDSDIVSALSTAEDHSNIRDTTVTADFDTSIGSTTLLDAFEGLSHNDIVTLTLVELKPDSEMQPGNNNEQIQDLSVPSGNEMLDSTPDSSSAVIGSEMPPSPVIELPTTSNASEPEDCSPSELKPVPAARGGRGRGRGRGIGRSQTRQMSKKAASSKAVPPISPAASSEPSKVISNTPASAIASPDNAPPVESAQQASPVSSTDTSPLSTSQKSPTMLPTVHQNSCWSFLLSKHPLHQVQKPIDKRAPTPAMQVKPNPPTHSTPNPVRRQQVPAGLFPKPQLKTEESEGLPPKAAEMYNAFGAKSSSISSQPLQSNALLSAKSKLCPPITSNHQKLLMNTTVPSGTSLPVPGAKGLLEISSSKRRSSQSSKVPPGLSDTEALRYKLIKKLKAKKKKLAKLNEMLSHQGGASLQPDTTYLGSPNTVTSSTYDGSICDDFLSDLLSPATTASNLSPDSTGFLEMLTNGQDGVNQLECGLSAAGAAPQLNTCMNEPNTDNFLDNFLSQAVAQRPTEMETEALSALELFV